One segment of Anatilimnocola aggregata DNA contains the following:
- the thiO gene encoding glycine oxidase ThiO, with protein sequence MKTDCLIVGGGVIGLSLAWQLALRGRKVRIIDRQAPAREASWAGAGILPPASRTALAHPLDQLRGWSYELHAEWAITLRQQTGIDTGYRQCGGLYVARAAGEAAALSAWAATQREEEVTVTQLSLDELARLEPELAKSNPPALPIRTAWLLPAECQLRNPHYLQALLKVCEQQGVEIVADCEVQDFVIENSRLQAIVTSQGSISAEQVCVTSGAWTGQLLQKLGLKIGVVPIRGQMVLFRCAHSPLRTIVNEGPRYLVPRNDGRLLVGSTEEEAGFDKRTTPEAIAELISLARTWLPSLANAEVEQTWAGLRPASFDGFPYLGAIPGVANAFVAAGHYRSGLYLSPGTAIVMAQLMCKEACSINLSPFSVGR encoded by the coding sequence ATGAAAACAGATTGCCTGATTGTCGGCGGCGGGGTGATTGGCTTGTCGTTAGCCTGGCAATTGGCGCTGCGCGGTCGTAAGGTGCGAATCATCGACCGTCAGGCCCCCGCGCGAGAAGCCAGTTGGGCCGGAGCGGGCATTCTCCCCCCAGCGAGTCGAACTGCGCTGGCACATCCGCTCGATCAATTGCGCGGCTGGAGTTACGAATTGCATGCGGAGTGGGCCATTACGCTCCGGCAGCAAACAGGCATTGATACCGGTTACCGCCAGTGTGGCGGGCTCTATGTGGCGCGGGCTGCGGGAGAAGCAGCAGCCTTGTCTGCCTGGGCCGCCACCCAGCGCGAAGAAGAAGTGACCGTGACGCAATTGTCGCTCGACGAGTTGGCTCGGTTGGAGCCTGAACTGGCGAAGTCGAATCCGCCAGCTCTGCCCATTCGCACCGCCTGGTTGCTCCCCGCTGAATGTCAGTTACGCAATCCTCACTATCTGCAGGCGCTGCTCAAGGTTTGCGAGCAACAGGGCGTAGAGATCGTTGCCGATTGCGAAGTGCAGGATTTCGTGATTGAGAATAGTCGCTTGCAAGCGATAGTTACTTCGCAAGGATCGATCTCTGCCGAACAAGTCTGCGTGACTTCAGGAGCCTGGACGGGGCAACTATTGCAAAAATTGGGGCTGAAGATCGGCGTAGTGCCGATCCGCGGTCAGATGGTTTTGTTTCGCTGCGCACATTCACCGCTGCGGACCATTGTCAACGAAGGGCCTCGCTATCTAGTGCCGCGCAACGACGGCCGTTTGCTAGTCGGTTCGACCGAAGAAGAAGCGGGCTTCGACAAACGAACGACGCCCGAGGCCATTGCCGAATTGATTTCACTCGCGCGCACCTGGCTACCATCGCTGGCAAATGCCGAAGTCGAACAAACTTGGGCTGGGCTCCGGCCCGCATCGTTCGATGGGTTTCCCTACCTGGGTGCAATTCCAGGTGTCGCCAATGCCTTCGTCGCGGCGGGGCACTATCGCAGTGGTCTGTATCTTTCACCAGGGACCGCTATCGTCATGGCACAGTTGATGTGCAAAGAAGCTTGCAGCATCAACCTGTCGCCATTTTCCGTGGGGCGATAA
- the hrpB gene encoding ATP-dependent helicase HrpB, producing MSLSPLPIDDCLADLLAALRASRCAVLQAPPGAGKTTRVPPAILQSGIAGDGKILVLQPRRVAARATAARIAAEQGWRLGEEVGFQVRFESRTSPRTRIELITEGILLQRLRQDPFLEGVSVVLFDEFHERSLTSDLSLAMTRQVQQSVREDLRILVMSATLSAEPIAAYLDSCPIIRSEGRLFPIDIRYSPTLDRQPLPEAVTAAVTRLPDELTGDCLVFLPGLGEIRQVSKRLQHWADERQIRLLELYGDLPGAQQDEVLQPSAVRKVILSTNVAETSLTIPGVTAVIDSGLARIARYDEATGLDKLELSPISRASANQRAGRAGRTAPGICIRLWPEAMQRLRPEFDEPELKRVDLAGAVLTILNWAEPDLHQFPWFEAPSAITLQRAIHLLERLAAVEDGQITTLGRSLAALPVHPRLGRLLIEGKQRGIAHEVATAAALLSERDLFLRANLRPGDRRTPSHRSANDLSDRIAALDAFDQHGQVDSPAGTINRSAANQVFHARDQLLRLVRSEAKRTSSAVDPDEALGRALLAAFPDRLARLREPGSRRALMVGGRGVKLADQSAVSGEELFLAIDVEASTGEANVRMAAGVERDWLSRDLLTEETTVSYDEAQQRVISQKVVRWDDLVLDARQAAYPAAEQVANVLAAAANERWEQAYPADNENLTSFVTRVRCLNQWMPDLDLPTLSEERLRSLLPELCLGCKSLADLRRGPWLQSAKALFTYQQLQQVEREAPERIGVPSGSQITIQYEVNQPPILAVRIQEIFGLMDTPRLAGNRVPVLMHLLAPNMRVAQVTADLKSFWANTYSLVRKDLRNRYPKHSWPENPYEALPQKRPQRRPPG from the coding sequence TTGTCCCTCTCGCCCTTACCTATCGACGACTGTTTGGCTGACCTCCTGGCGGCGCTGCGCGCCAGCCGCTGCGCGGTGCTGCAAGCGCCGCCGGGTGCCGGTAAGACAACGCGCGTTCCGCCGGCAATTTTGCAAAGTGGCATCGCGGGCGACGGGAAGATTCTCGTCTTACAGCCGCGGCGCGTCGCCGCGCGGGCCACAGCGGCCCGCATCGCTGCCGAGCAAGGCTGGCGGCTGGGCGAAGAAGTTGGCTTTCAGGTTCGCTTCGAATCTCGCACCAGCCCGCGCACGCGAATTGAACTCATCACCGAAGGCATCCTGCTGCAACGACTGCGGCAAGATCCTTTCCTAGAAGGCGTAAGCGTCGTTCTGTTCGATGAATTTCATGAACGGTCGCTGACGAGTGATCTCTCCCTGGCAATGACGCGCCAAGTGCAACAATCGGTGCGAGAAGATCTGCGCATCCTGGTGATGTCAGCCACGCTCTCAGCGGAACCGATCGCCGCCTATCTCGACAGCTGCCCGATTATTCGCAGCGAAGGCAGACTATTTCCGATCGACATTCGCTATTCGCCGACGTTAGATCGCCAACCATTGCCCGAGGCAGTGACCGCTGCTGTTACTCGCCTGCCCGACGAACTGACCGGTGATTGTCTGGTCTTCTTGCCAGGACTTGGTGAGATTCGTCAGGTCTCGAAACGTTTGCAGCATTGGGCCGACGAACGACAAATCCGCTTACTCGAACTTTATGGCGACTTGCCCGGCGCACAGCAAGATGAGGTGCTGCAGCCTTCAGCCGTGCGAAAGGTGATTCTATCGACGAACGTCGCCGAAACTTCGCTTACCATTCCCGGCGTCACTGCGGTTATCGACAGTGGCCTGGCCCGCATTGCCCGTTATGACGAAGCCACGGGGCTCGACAAACTCGAGTTGAGTCCGATCTCGCGCGCGTCGGCCAATCAACGGGCTGGTCGCGCCGGGCGAACCGCGCCCGGCATTTGCATTCGCCTCTGGCCGGAAGCCATGCAGCGGCTGCGTCCCGAGTTCGACGAGCCTGAACTCAAACGGGTCGATTTGGCGGGGGCGGTTCTCACCATTCTCAATTGGGCTGAGCCCGACTTGCATCAGTTCCCATGGTTCGAAGCGCCTTCCGCAATTACCCTGCAGCGGGCCATCCATCTACTAGAGCGGTTGGCTGCTGTGGAGGATGGTCAGATTACGACACTTGGTCGTTCACTGGCGGCACTTCCTGTTCATCCGCGGCTGGGGCGATTGCTGATCGAAGGAAAGCAGCGGGGCATCGCTCACGAAGTGGCGACCGCTGCAGCGCTGCTCAGCGAACGAGATTTGTTCCTGCGCGCCAACTTACGTCCGGGAGATCGCCGCACTCCGTCGCATCGCAGCGCCAATGATTTATCCGACCGCATCGCTGCGCTCGATGCGTTCGACCAGCACGGCCAGGTCGATTCGCCTGCGGGCACGATCAATCGCTCGGCTGCCAATCAAGTATTCCACGCTCGAGATCAATTGCTTCGACTGGTGCGAAGTGAAGCAAAACGAACTTCATCAGCTGTCGATCCCGACGAAGCGCTCGGCCGCGCGCTACTTGCCGCCTTTCCCGATCGCCTAGCACGCTTGCGCGAGCCCGGTAGCCGTCGCGCACTGATGGTCGGTGGTCGCGGCGTGAAGCTGGCCGATCAATCGGCCGTCAGTGGTGAAGAGCTGTTTCTGGCCATTGATGTGGAAGCGAGTACCGGCGAAGCCAACGTGCGGATGGCGGCTGGTGTCGAGCGCGACTGGCTCTCACGCGATCTGCTCACCGAAGAAACGACCGTTTCGTACGACGAAGCGCAACAGCGGGTCATCAGTCAGAAAGTAGTGCGTTGGGACGATCTGGTTCTCGATGCGCGCCAAGCCGCTTACCCTGCTGCCGAGCAAGTGGCTAACGTACTTGCCGCTGCAGCCAACGAACGCTGGGAACAGGCGTATCCGGCTGACAACGAAAACCTCACCAGCTTCGTCACGCGCGTGCGTTGCCTGAATCAATGGATGCCCGATCTCGACCTGCCCACGCTCAGCGAGGAACGACTGCGCAGTTTGTTGCCAGAACTTTGCTTGGGTTGCAAGTCGCTGGCAGATCTCCGCCGTGGCCCCTGGCTGCAAAGCGCGAAAGCTCTCTTCACGTACCAACAGTTGCAACAAGTCGAGCGCGAAGCGCCGGAACGAATCGGGGTTCCGAGTGGCAGCCAGATCACCATTCAGTATGAAGTAAATCAGCCGCCGATTTTGGCTGTTCGGATTCAGGAGATTTTCGGGCTGATGGATACGCCTCGGCTTGCTGGCAATCGCGTGCCAGTATTGATGCATCTGCTGGCACCGAACATGCGAGTGGCCCAGGTCACAGCCGACCTGAAGAGTTTTTGGGCCAACACCTACTCGCTGGTGCGCAAAGATTTGCGCAATCGCTATCCCAAGCATTCGTGGCCCGAGAACCCATATGAAGCGCTACCGCAGAAGCGTCCGCAGCGCCGCCCACCCGGTTGA
- the kdsB gene encoding 3-deoxy-manno-octulosonate cytidylyltransferase — MRPLQAAIVIPARLHSTRLPRKLLLAETGKPVIQHTYEAASRATKIQNICVAADSDEIADVVRRFGGHVLLTDPNHASGSDRVAEVARLWTDIDVIVNVQGDEPEISAAAIDQVVELLERDRCAVMSTLATPIRSKDKLFDPACVKVVFDQQGRALYFSRSVIPHARTWHDDLLTAEPAHFYQHIGLYAYRREFLLQIARLPRPEIEQLESLEQLRVLHAGQTILVGTIDEPSIGIDTPADYREFVTRYRS; from the coding sequence ATGCGCCCACTGCAAGCAGCCATTGTCATTCCCGCTCGTTTGCACTCTACCAGATTGCCGCGCAAACTGCTGCTTGCAGAGACAGGCAAACCGGTGATTCAGCACACCTACGAAGCAGCCTCGCGCGCCACGAAGATCCAAAACATTTGCGTAGCAGCCGATAGCGACGAAATCGCCGATGTCGTTCGCCGTTTTGGCGGCCATGTCTTGCTCACCGATCCAAATCATGCCAGCGGCAGCGACCGAGTGGCCGAAGTGGCGCGTCTATGGACCGACATCGATGTGATCGTGAACGTCCAAGGAGACGAACCGGAAATCTCGGCAGCTGCCATCGATCAGGTTGTCGAACTACTTGAGCGAGATCGCTGCGCGGTCATGTCGACGCTGGCCACTCCGATCCGCAGCAAAGACAAGCTGTTCGACCCAGCCTGCGTGAAAGTCGTCTTCGACCAGCAAGGTCGCGCGCTCTACTTCAGCCGCAGTGTCATTCCGCATGCTCGCACCTGGCACGACGATCTGTTGACAGCCGAGCCGGCGCACTTCTATCAACACATTGGCCTCTACGCTTATCGCCGCGAGTTCCTGCTGCAGATCGCCCGCTTGCCTCGCCCCGAGATTGAACAACTCGAAAGCCTCGAGCAACTGCGCGTGCTGCATGCGGGACAGACCATTCTCGTCGGCACCATCGACGAACCGAGTATCGGCATCGATACTCCGGCCGACTATCGAGAGTTTGTGACGCGGTATCGCAGCTAA
- a CDS encoding ATP-binding protein, translating into MATLFVMQGRDRGKRYELRPGYPQTLGRDESNRIQLADNEVSRRHAEVRDSLTSEGEPGGYCVVDLQSSNGTYVNDQRIGEHYLRTGDRLLIGRTLLLFTETASAAFEHLSNPVDIIGTKRMAAESRIVKSMSREQGSMLLAPPSSSDSPWLARARSNLQIMYRTALAVSHTLDIDQLLQRILELIFEWVEADRGCIMIVDQETGELTPTSSRNRQGEKSDERLTVSRTILDYVVQNKEGVLTSDAREDERWDHAASIVQAGVREAICVPLQGRYGTVGVIYIDTYTPPAKLLTQKSPNRFTEEHLKLMVAIGHQAALAVEDTSYYSAMVQAERLAAVGQTIATLSHHIKNILQGIRGGSYLIEEGLKVGENDVVRRGWRIVEKNQERISNLVMDMLTFSKEREPDLQRADMNETIADVVELMQTRAQEAGVLLQFSPSADVPMLLFDADLMHRAILNIVTNAIDACEKREAARVTLRIDYNQTEKTTDIVVEDNGEGIAPEDIQKIFSVFESRKGARGTGLGLPVSQKILREHGGEIIVSSIPGTGSKFVLTLPAKLASQPVTSETLRG; encoded by the coding sequence ATGGCCACGCTTTTTGTCATGCAAGGTCGCGACCGCGGCAAACGATACGAGCTGCGTCCCGGCTACCCACAAACACTCGGACGCGATGAATCGAACCGCATTCAACTCGCGGATAACGAAGTCTCGCGCCGACATGCCGAGGTCCGCGACTCCCTCACATCCGAAGGTGAGCCGGGGGGCTACTGCGTCGTCGACCTGCAGAGTTCCAACGGCACCTATGTGAACGACCAGCGGATCGGCGAGCATTACTTGCGCACCGGCGACAGGCTGTTGATCGGTCGCACGCTGCTGCTGTTTACCGAAACTGCCTCGGCCGCCTTCGAGCATTTGTCGAATCCTGTCGATATCATCGGCACCAAGCGAATGGCTGCGGAGTCGCGGATCGTCAAATCGATGAGCCGCGAGCAAGGTAGCATGCTCCTCGCGCCTCCCAGTTCGTCCGATAGCCCTTGGCTCGCGCGGGCTCGCAGTAATCTGCAAATCATGTATCGCACGGCTCTAGCCGTCAGTCACACACTCGATATCGATCAACTCCTGCAGCGCATTTTGGAACTAATCTTCGAATGGGTCGAAGCTGATCGCGGCTGCATCATGATCGTCGATCAAGAGACCGGCGAATTGACACCGACCTCGAGCCGGAATCGGCAGGGAGAAAAGAGCGACGAGCGTCTGACCGTCAGCCGCACGATTCTCGATTACGTGGTGCAAAATAAAGAGGGAGTGCTAACCAGCGACGCTCGCGAGGACGAACGCTGGGATCATGCGGCGAGCATTGTGCAGGCCGGCGTGCGCGAGGCCATCTGCGTGCCACTGCAAGGGCGATACGGCACCGTCGGTGTCATTTACATCGATACCTACACGCCACCCGCCAAACTGCTCACGCAGAAGTCTCCCAATCGCTTCACCGAAGAGCACTTGAAATTGATGGTCGCCATTGGTCACCAGGCGGCACTCGCGGTGGAAGACACTTCGTACTACTCGGCAATGGTGCAGGCCGAACGCCTGGCAGCGGTGGGGCAGACGATTGCCACGCTGTCGCATCACATCAAAAACATTCTGCAAGGCATTCGCGGCGGCAGCTACTTGATTGAAGAAGGGCTGAAAGTCGGCGAGAACGATGTCGTCCGCCGCGGTTGGCGCATTGTCGAAAAAAATCAGGAACGGATTTCGAATCTGGTGATGGACATGCTCACGTTCAGCAAGGAACGCGAGCCCGATCTGCAGCGGGCCGACATGAACGAAACCATAGCCGACGTGGTGGAACTGATGCAGACGCGGGCTCAAGAAGCTGGCGTGCTGTTGCAGTTCAGCCCGAGCGCCGATGTTCCCATGCTGCTGTTCGATGCCGACCTGATGCACCGCGCAATCTTGAATATCGTCACCAACGCGATCGACGCTTGTGAAAAGCGGGAGGCCGCGCGCGTGACTTTGCGGATCGATTACAACCAGACGGAAAAAACGACCGACATCGTCGTCGAAGACAACGGCGAAGGAATTGCTCCCGAAGACATTCAAAAAATCTTCTCGGTGTTCGAGTCTCGCAAAGGGGCCCGCGGTACGGGACTCGGCCTGCCGGTCAGTCAGAAGATTCTGCGCGAACATGGCGGCGAAATTATTGTCAGTAGCATTCCGGGCACTGGCAGCAAATTCGTCCTTACCTTGCCGGCGAAGCTCGCCAGTCAGCCCGTTACCAGCGAGACGCTGCGCGGATAA
- a CDS encoding addiction module protein, with translation MICQIRDDLAATPAEVPVHDWQIEEVERRKANLAKNPASGLSWENVKRRVAQGRLN, from the coding sequence GTGATTTGCCAGATTAGGGACGACCTGGCCGCGACTCCAGCAGAAGTGCCGGTACACGATTGGCAGATCGAAGAGGTTGAGCGTCGCAAAGCAAACCTGGCTAAGAATCCGGCCAGCGGGCTCTCTTGGGAAAACGTGAAACGTCGAGTTGCACAAGGTCGCTTAAACTGA
- a CDS encoding 3-keto-disaccharide hydrolase, producing MRCLLRPFVLAACSALLLASQLLAADGPSPAAPAEPAEMKQLFNGKDLTGWEGDMRLWSFKDGVVRGQTTSENQTKGNTFLVWKDGELGDFELRLSFRIAGGNSGVQYRAKVLPPKQGEVNQWVVSGYQAEVEDTPGKVGFLYHEKGRGYLCNVGDKVEVGEDGKPKVVGKLGEKDAIGKTYKKSDWNDYVIIAKGNHIQHFLNGVQTVDIVDNDPKNSAARGILALQIHAGPPMTVEFKNVRLKQN from the coding sequence ATGCGTTGTTTACTTCGTCCGTTCGTTTTGGCAGCCTGCAGTGCGCTGCTGCTCGCCTCTCAACTCCTGGCAGCTGATGGCCCTTCGCCCGCAGCTCCCGCTGAACCGGCCGAGATGAAGCAGTTGTTCAACGGCAAAGATCTGACAGGCTGGGAAGGAGACATGCGTCTTTGGTCGTTCAAAGATGGCGTCGTCCGCGGGCAGACGACCTCCGAGAATCAGACCAAGGGAAATACCTTCCTCGTGTGGAAGGACGGTGAACTGGGGGATTTTGAATTGCGGCTGTCGTTCCGAATTGCCGGCGGCAACTCGGGCGTGCAATACCGGGCGAAAGTGCTGCCTCCGAAGCAAGGCGAAGTAAATCAGTGGGTTGTCTCGGGCTATCAGGCTGAAGTCGAAGACACCCCGGGGAAGGTCGGCTTCCTCTATCACGAAAAGGGGCGCGGCTATTTGTGTAACGTTGGAGACAAAGTTGAGGTCGGTGAAGATGGCAAGCCCAAAGTCGTCGGCAAACTTGGCGAGAAAGATGCCATCGGCAAGACCTATAAGAAGTCGGATTGGAACGACTACGTAATCATCGCCAAGGGGAACCACATCCAGCACTTCCTGAATGGCGTGCAAACCGTCGACATCGTCGACAACGATCCCAAGAACTCGGCCGCCCGCGGCATCCTCGCATTGCAGATTCATGCCGGTCCGCCGATGACGGTCGAGTTCAAGAACGTCCGGCTCAAGCAAAACTAA